The Changchengzhania lutea genomic sequence CCCATAGATTTAGAGCTTCAAAAAACCATAACATTATCGTTTTATGCATTCGACCCTAATGTACATACCATAGGATTAAAGTTAGAGAGGGGCACAAATTCAGATATTCAAGTGGATTTAAATATGTCTTCAGAAAATGCATGGACACTCATGACATTCGATTTTTCAACCGTTGGTGGTACAGGAGAGTATAGCAGGTTAACCATAATAATCGATGATGGCATCGCGACACCAAGAACCTATTTGATTGATGATATTGATGATGGCTCAACGCCTACAGATCCTAATGCTATCGATGTGGAGTATACTGATTTGGTGTGGGCTGATGAATTTAATGAATCTGGAAAAAATGCTATTAATGCTACTAATTGGTTTCACCAAACACAATTGCCAGGAGGAGGGAGTTGGTTTAATAATGAAGAACAACATTACACAAACCGCATAGAAAATTCGTTTGTTGAGAGCGGTTTTTTAAATATCGTAGCCATCAAGGAGTCTTTTGCAGACCAAGGAGAAACAAAGCAGTATACCTCCGCCAGATTAAACTCCAAGTATGCATTCACTTATGGTAGAGTAGATGTTAGGGCAAAGTTACCCAGTGGTGATGGTACTTGGCCAGCCATATGGACTTTAGGAAAAAATATAAATGAGGATGGAGGTTATTGGGATAATCAAGGCTTTGGCACAACTAGTTGGCCAGCTTGTGGTGAGATAGATATTATGGAACATGGTTTGGGTACCGTAAATCATACTTCAAGTGCGTTGCATACACCATCGAGTTCTGGAAACACTAGTAATACGGCCTCTCAAGAAATTAGCGACGTAGCAAATAATTTTCATATATATTCGGTAAACTGGTCACCTAATCAAATCACTTTTTTAGTGGATGGCGTTGGATTTTATACTTACAATCCTACTAATAAAAATAGTGATACTTGGCCTTTTGATAAAGACCAATATATTCTACTTAACATAGCCATGGGAGGTGTAGCAGGAACCATTGACTCTAATTTTACTGAAAGTAGTATGGTAATCGATTATGTGCGCGTATATCAAAACTCTGGGTTAGGTACGAATGAAATTAGAGCAAATGAATTCAAGATTTTTCCTAATCCAGCTTCAGATACTATCAAGATCGTGACTAATGAAATTATTGATAGTGTAAGGCTATATAGTATTTTAGGGAATCTTATTATGAGCAAATCAGAATCAACCCATGTTATTGATGTTTCTGGTTTAACCCCTGGTGTTTATGTATTAAATGTTAATTCTGGTTCTAAAAGAACCACAAAAAAAATAGTTGTGAATTAATATTTTACATACTCTACAATCTCTAAGCCATAACCAATCAATCCAACGCGTTTGGTTTGTTCGGTATTAGAGATAAGTCGTAATTTATGTATATTCAAGTCATGTAGAATTTGTGCACCTATACCAAAATCCCTGGTGTCCATGTTTATTCGAGGTGCTTTAACAACCTTCTCATTTTTTTGATTCTCTTTAAGAAATGCCAATCTTTTTAAAATATTCATTGACTGAGATTCTTGATTGATAAAAATAATGGCGCCTTTACCAGCATCATTAATTACCTGGATCATCTTATCTAGTTGCTTATCAATATTATTGGTTAAGGTTCCTAAAATATCATTGTTGACGAGTGTTGAATTGATCCGTGTAAGAACGGGTTCATCGTCATGCCATTGTCCTTTGGTTAGCGCTATATGTATTTGATTGTTAGTTGTTTGCTTATAGGCTCTTAATCTAAAGCTTCCAAAGCGTGTTTCAATTTGAAAATCTTCTTTTTTCTCAATTAAGGAGTCATGTTGCATACGATAAGCCACGAGATCTTCAATTGAAACAATTTTTAAATCTAGTTTTTTTGCCACCTTCATCAGCTGCGGTAAACGTGCCATAGTACCGTCTTCATTCATGATTTCCACAATAACACCAGCTGGCTCTAATCCCGCTAATCTTGCAAAATCTATAGCAGCCTCTGTATGCCCCGTGCGTCGTAGAACACCACCTTCTTTAGCTACCAAAGGAAAAATATGTCCCGGTCTTGCCAATTCAAAAGCCTTCATATTAGGATCTATGAGTGCTTTAACAGTTTTGGCTCTATCACTAGCAGATATTCCGGTAGTAACACCATGACCTCTTAAATCTACCGACACCGTAAAAGCCGTTTCTAAAGGATCTGTGTTATTACGCACCATCATGCTAAGTTCCAATTCCTTACATCTGTTTTCGGTTAAAGGAGCACAAATAAGACCTCTACCATGTGTCGCCATAAAATTTATCATTTCTGGAGTCACCTTATCGGCAGCAGCCACAAAATCGCCCTCATTCTCGCGGTTAGCATCATCTACTACGATAATAACCTTACCATTTCTAATGTCTTCAATAGCATCATGTATGGTGTTTAACTTAAACGGAGACGTGTTATTTGGTGTCATGGTATCTATAATCATGGCGTAAAGATATTGCTTATTTTAAAGAATTTATACAATTTAGCTTTAAGTCTTCTTCAAATTTTGCTTTTAAAATGAAATGTGTTAATGCATAAACTGGCAGACCAATAACAAGTAGTAATGCATTGGGGCGCTTATTTTTTTTACGAATATGCTTATAAAAACGGTATAAATTCATAATTGATTTTAAATAATAGATCATCAATAGAACCAGAGCAACTAAACACAATTGAATTGATGCCGTGGCAATAGAAGGCAACCGGTTATTTTTAAAAACGAAATAAAGCACTAAAAGAATAATGGCTATACAATATAATATGAGGCTATACTTTGAATGCGCATTAAATTTGTTATAAATCCTGTCAGATTCATCATATGTTAATTGGATAGGAATGCCACTTTCTCTTAATTCATCATTTGAAATACCACGACGATGTAATAACTTTAAGGCTTCGTACCTACTAAATTCATCTAAGCCTAAAGTTTTATACTTGACAATAACATCTTTTAATTCATCAACGGTATATGCTTCAAGAAAGGTATAGCTAATGGCATCTTTAGGTTTTATATTGAACGCTTTTCTTAAGGGGTCTAAAACATTTCCAAATTCAAATAAGCCCCTGTCTTCAGTAGCTCTCTTGGTTAAAAATATGCCTAATGGTAACATGATTAAAGTTGAAAACCAGCTGGCCAATATGGGATTAAAGTCTCCCGATTTTGCACTATTTATAGCGAAAATACCGATAAAATGATAGGTTAAAAAAAGCAGTATGGCAACGACCATAGGTAAACCAAGACCGCCTTTTCTAATAAGCGCACCTAAGGGAGCACCCACAAAAAATAATATGACACAGGCAAAGCCTAAAGCCAATTTTTCATGAAAGGAGATAATGTGTTTATTGAAATTAGATTGCGAAAATTGTAAGTTAGCCTCTTTAGTAGCAATAAGCTGTTTCGTGCTATTTGAAGCCTTAGCTGCCAAATCAACAATTTGAATCTTCTTCTTGGTATCAAAAAGATCTAAAATATTATCAGCGATTATTGAATCTTTTTCAGTCTCAGTTTCAGTTCTGTCATCAATCTTGGACTTCGTTTTTTTATTAGTAATTAATCTAGAAAAACTTGAGCGTTGATAAAGATTTTTACTGAAGTTTTCGTGTTCTGAATCGCGTTTTTTTATAAGTGAATCAATGGCTGTACCTAAGCCACTAATATTTAGCATATTATATTTATCTGTATACGATTTTTCATCAAAATCGACTTCATTAAGTTCAGATAAATCAATGTTCATGGTGTATTTTTCAAACGCACTTTTTGCAAAAGGTTTCTTTTTGCGTTCTTTCATTTTCTTTGGAAGAATGTCATTGTAATAGTTACCATCAAAGAGAATGAGCTGTAGGACATTAGAATTTTCTTTACTTACTAATTCACCAGTTTTAGATTTAATAGTCGTCGCGTTGGTTCTGCCGTTAGCGCCTTTTATATGAATTGTTACATCTCTTAAAAACTGACCTCTATCACCACTTTTGTCCGCAAATTTAATATTGTAATTTCCAACCTCGTTAAATTGACCTTCAGCCAACAACATGGCAGGTTTTAATTTCGCTATATTTTTTCTTAAATTGAACGAGTTGTATTCTGCCCATGGAATAACGTTATTAGAGAAGAAAAAGGTTAAAACGCCTAGCAGAACAATAAACACACTAAGTCCAGTCATGGCACGTTGGAGTGAAATGCCAGTAGATTTCATGGCGGCAAATTCATAATTCTCGGCAAAACTACCAAAAACCATGATTGAGGATAACAGAATTGTCAATGGCAATACCAAAGGCATAAGCTTAGGCATAAAATAAACCAAGAACTTAAATATCACTACGATATCTAAATCTTTACCCGCTAACTCTTTAATATATAGCCAAATAGTCTGTAATACAAAAATCATCACGAGTATTAAAAATACACTGATGAAAGTTTTTAAATAGGAGGTTAGTATGTAACGATCTAATATTTTCACACGGTTAAATGTTACTTATCTTTTTTGGTTGGTTAATTTTTAATAAAATGCGTTACCTAAAAACTATTTTTTTAAAGGAAATAGATAGCTGTATTTTATGAGATGCTAATCTAGCCTATTAATATAATAGTCACTGTATTTATCGGCATCAAAAGTAAATAAGGTTTTTGACAACGGTTCGTTTGTTTTAAAAGAATTAACAGTAAGCGTCGTCTTTGTTTTGTTTTTCCCAACCTGAATGAGATTGTAAATATGCTTCGTTTGAGAATCTATACCTAATAGAATATAATTGATTTCTGAATCAGAATCAATCGGAGTTAATTTCACATACTGAATTTTTCTGCCTTTAATATTCTGTTCGATGTCTAAATCATAAGTATAACCATCTTCATAAAAAGACAGCATTTTGCTCGGGGTAATGGCATCTTCTTCGTTATCGCTTTCTGATGAAATGGTCACTTCTTCATCTTCAGGGCTAATGCTATATAAGGTTTTACCATCAAATATTCTGGTGACACCAAGAATGTTTAATTTGTATTTATCACCTTCCATAATAACATCACCCTTGGTTTCTTGCTTAATATTTTCTGATGTATTTTCAAGTACGTATTTAAAGCCTATGGAGATAGATTCATAACTTTTAACTTTCTCAGAAACGTCATTAAGTAAAATCTTTCCTTTATTTTGGGAAAACACGCTAAACGAGAGTGATATAAAAAATAGTAATAAAAAGTTTTTCATGTGTTTATATGTATTATTTTTTATTGGTCACATGCGACATCCATTTAATCATTTCACTTGGGTATCAAGTTTTAGTTATGGATGTTTCATGGTATTAAATTTCATTTTCTAAATGTTTATCTAAAGCTGCTAAATCTGTTACTAA encodes the following:
- a CDS encoding family 16 glycosylhydrolase — encoded protein: MKFNYLKASCFIYFIFQLSFGQQMPIDFSDSADNFSVWGGSSFSTRQSPTDSNNPVGQFEHAASTGGQGFYIDLSSPIDLELQKTITLSFYAFDPNVHTIGLKLERGTNSDIQVDLNMSSENAWTLMTFDFSTVGGTGEYSRLTIIIDDGIATPRTYLIDDIDDGSTPTDPNAIDVEYTDLVWADEFNESGKNAINATNWFHQTQLPGGGSWFNNEEQHYTNRIENSFVESGFLNIVAIKESFADQGETKQYTSARLNSKYAFTYGRVDVRAKLPSGDGTWPAIWTLGKNINEDGGYWDNQGFGTTSWPACGEIDIMEHGLGTVNHTSSALHTPSSSGNTSNTASQEISDVANNFHIYSVNWSPNQITFLVDGVGFYTYNPTNKNSDTWPFDKDQYILLNIAMGGVAGTIDSNFTESSMVIDYVRVYQNSGLGTNEIRANEFKIFPNPASDTIKIVTNEIIDSVRLYSILGNLIMSKSESTHVIDVSGLTPGVYVLNVNSGSKRTTKKIVVN
- a CDS encoding LptF/LptG family permease, translated to MIFVLQTIWLYIKELAGKDLDIVVIFKFLVYFMPKLMPLVLPLTILLSSIMVFGSFAENYEFAAMKSTGISLQRAMTGLSVFIVLLGVLTFFFSNNVIPWAEYNSFNLRKNIAKLKPAMLLAEGQFNEVGNYNIKFADKSGDRGQFLRDVTIHIKGANGRTNATTIKSKTGELVSKENSNVLQLILFDGNYYNDILPKKMKERKKKPFAKSAFEKYTMNIDLSELNEVDFDEKSYTDKYNMLNISGLGTAIDSLIKKRDSEHENFSKNLYQRSSFSRLITNKKTKSKIDDRTETETEKDSIIADNILDLFDTKKKIQIVDLAAKASNSTKQLIATKEANLQFSQSNFNKHIISFHEKLALGFACVILFFVGAPLGALIRKGGLGLPMVVAILLFLTYHFIGIFAINSAKSGDFNPILASWFSTLIMLPLGIFLTKRATEDRGLFEFGNVLDPLRKAFNIKPKDAISYTFLEAYTVDELKDVIVKYKTLGLDEFSRYEALKLLHRRGISNDELRESGIPIQLTYDESDRIYNKFNAHSKYSLILYCIAIILLVLYFVFKNNRLPSIATASIQLCLVALVLLMIYYLKSIMNLYRFYKHIRKKNKRPNALLLVIGLPVYALTHFILKAKFEEDLKLNCINSLK
- the ribB gene encoding 3,4-dihydroxy-2-butanone-4-phosphate synthase, which gives rise to MIIDTMTPNNTSPFKLNTIHDAIEDIRNGKVIIVVDDANRENEGDFVAAADKVTPEMINFMATHGRGLICAPLTENRCKELELSMMVRNNTDPLETAFTVSVDLRGHGVTTGISASDRAKTVKALIDPNMKAFELARPGHIFPLVAKEGGVLRRTGHTEAAIDFARLAGLEPAGVIVEIMNEDGTMARLPQLMKVAKKLDLKIVSIEDLVAYRMQHDSLIEKKEDFQIETRFGSFRLRAYKQTTNNQIHIALTKGQWHDDEPVLTRINSTLVNNDILGTLTNNIDKQLDKMIQVINDAGKGAIIFINQESQSMNILKRLAFLKENQKNEKVVKAPRINMDTRDFGIGAQILHDLNIHKLRLISNTEQTKRVGLIGYGLEIVEYVKY
- a CDS encoding LolA family protein, with product MKNFLLLFFISLSFSVFSQNKGKILLNDVSEKVKSYESISIGFKYVLENTSENIKQETKGDVIMEGDKYKLNILGVTRIFDGKTLYSISPEDEEVTISSESDNEEDAITPSKMLSFYEDGYTYDLDIEQNIKGRKIQYVKLTPIDSDSEINYILLGIDSQTKHIYNLIQVGKNKTKTTLTVNSFKTNEPLSKTLFTFDADKYSDYYINRLD